The Paenibacillus sp. BIC5C1 DNA segment CATAATAGTGCGGTGAAAAAACTAAATTATAAAGAAACTCTAATATTTATTTTAGAGCAACTATTAGGGGATTCATTAGAAAATTTACATTGTGAAATTGCTATTCTAAAAGCGATTATCCAATATTATAACGAACATAGTGAAGATATACCTAGTGTCATATTAGATACATTTAATGATCATATGATAAAGCGAAATATCATTATTGATCAAATTATTTTTGATTCGTTTTACTCAAAGAAAAAATTTAGAGATGTTTTGAATACTAATTGGAGGAATTATGTCCTTCAGAAAGAAAAAGCAATGGCACCTTCTGGATTACATTTTTTTGATGATCCAGATGTTCAGAGAATGATCCATGAATGTATAGATCCAATTGAGACAGCACATAGTTCACAGCTTAAAAATTGGATGAATAGCAGGCTTGTTAAAGAAAAGTCCATGTTATTTAATTTCGATATACGAAATTCAGTATATGAATCTTTTGGTTATAAAGAATGGGGAGAGCTTGCATCTCAAATTGGAAAGCTTAAAGCCCAAATTTTTAAAGGCCCTAGTTATTCAGATGAAATACAAGATTTATTTAATTCTGCTTACAATCATTTTGAACAATGGATGCGAAAGGATTATGTATCAATAGCAACACTCCCGGACTTACCTAAACCTAAAATTTTGCATCATATCCCAAGTTACTTAAGCAAGCAATCTCAAGACAAAGTAGCCCTCATCGTTATGGATGGTATGAGTTACACACAATGGCAGCTTGTCAGAGAAAATTTAAGTCAAGATGATTGGGGATTTGAAGAATCTCCTATTTTTTCTTGGGTACCAAGCATAACAAGTGTTGCAAGACAATCTATTTTCTCGGGAAAAGTTCCTCGGGAGTTTGCTAATTCTATTGATACAACAAATAAAGAAGAGTTTTTTTGGACAGAGTTCTGGGAAAGCCAAGGGTTACATAAGAGAAATATTGCTTATCAACGATCTCTGGGATTACAGTCATTTGACGAAGTAAGCTTTAATTTTGAAATTTCCCCTTTTGTTACAGTATACGGTGCAGTAATTGATGTAATTGATGAATTTATGCATGGAGCTAAGCAAGGGAATATTACTGTTAATTCAGAATTAGTGAACTGGTTAGAAACAAATTATTTACGTCGATTAATAAAAAGGTTATCTGAACAGGGCTTTGAAATATATTTAACAGCAGATCATGGAAATATTGAGTGCGTTGGTAGAGGAAGGATCAATCAAGGAGTAACCGTAGAATCTGCTGCTCAACGATTAAGGATATATAAATCTGAAAATATTCGCATTCAAACTTCGTTTGAACATAAAGATACACTGATTTGGGATAATCCAAACCTACCTGATAATTATTTTGTGTTATTGGCAGAAAATAACCGTGCATTTGTACCGAAAAGTGATAGAATTGTTACTCATGGTGGCATTCATCTTGAAGAAATGATTGTTCCATTTGTAAAGTTATTTCGATAAAGTAGGTGCAATATTATGAAATCTGTTGGGTTTGATCAAAAGATAAAACTTCTTAATTTAGATCTTATAGTAAAAAAAATTCAGATTAATGATGGGGAAAATATATATTCCAATTTAGACAAATCTCTTAGAGACGACATTAAAGGCAATATATCACGAAGAAAAGTAATGACTCTGTTAATGAAAATTTGGGGTTTTAGTGATTATCGTATAGAAGGTCTAAGAGAACTGATTGTTGAGAAGCTTCCTTTTTTAACAAAATATGAACAAATATGTGCACATTATTGTATGTCGTGTCTAGCATATCCGTTTTTTGCGGAGCAAATGATGATAGTTTACAAGAATCTTAAACTATCTGATATAGTTCATAGCAAATTAATCATGAAAGAAATGAAAAATATTTATGGAGACCGAAGAAGGGTGGAGGTGGCAGCTGGAGCTGTTTTTTCCTCAGCAAAAGATTGGGGAATTATTAACATGCCGAAATCAGGATCGTACAAATCATTCAGTAAACAATTTCTTATCTCTAATCCAATCATCAAATATTTAATCATTGAAACTTATATGCAAATTCATGAAACAAGTTCAGTATCTTTAGAAAGTATAAATAATAGTGCGATCTTCTATCCGTTCGATTATGATATAAGCATAGGGGATATCCGACATTCACGTTTCACAATAGTTCGTAATATACGTGATATATTGATAGAAAGAAACAGCAGAATCCCTTACTCCATTTGAGTAAGGGATTTTTTTTGGGGCAATGAAGTGAAGATTAGTGAGATTGTTAAATTGCTCCAGACAACCCTTCCATTCACGCACTAACGCTTGTACCTCACGAGAAGCAGGAGACAGATCCTGATTCTTCGCCAACTCCCTAAATACCTGCTCCATGTTGACCGAGAACTGCTGGTAAGCTTGTTCTTGCTCTTCCGCAGACAGTTGTTTCACATTGGCTTCAAATTCCTGATATTTCTTGGTATCTCCATATACAAACTTCGCCTCAGATCCATATTGTTCTTGAATGGACAGAATGGAAGAGTCGTCAAACAGATGAAGATGAGAGATATCCGTTCCATCTACATACTCGTCCAACTGGTCGATGATGGTTTCAAGCTTTTGTTTGCGTTGAACGAGTGTACTGCGATGCTCTCTTAGGATATCTTTCTGTTCTTCTTTCGAAAGTTGCATCATGGCTGCAATGTCTTTCAATGAGAAATTCATTTCTTTGAACAGAAGAATCATCTGCAGATTCCCCAGTGCCTCTTGATCGTAATACCGATAGCCATTGTCCTCGACTTTGCTCGGTTTCAACAGATCCGTTTTATCGTAATAATGTAATGCGCGTTTGGTGATGCCTGTAATCTGAATGATATCTTTAACGGTGAAATAGGGTGTCTTCATTCGAAAAGTCCTTTGTTTCAGCAAGGATAACACTTGCCGGAGTGATGGTTGCTTCGGTAATCGGTGTACCTGTTTTCTTCAGATAATACTGGATTAGGTGATAACCGCATGCATAACCAGCCGCATAGGGCATACCTACGGGCGTGAAATTTTGCAGTGTGGCAAGTTCATCACCGTATAGATAGGGATTAATCTGGTCAAAACCGGTGACATGCAACTGGTCTTTCA contains these protein-coding regions:
- the pglZ gene encoding BREX-3 system phosphatase PglZ; this encodes MGFTEKLNSFFILQGALYIVVDDNKVLTPEFVSKEQAVSNRRVIYYDDPIELRFIYEKDFRHYPIEKRNTLLIIIQSAQFTQLPYDIFDEGHRVDINLEKLFPLFDSVAISRCSSNFYKNFYNFHNSAVKKLNYKETLIFILEQLLGDSLENLHCEIAILKAIIQYYNEHSEDIPSVILDTFNDHMIKRNIIIDQIIFDSFYSKKKFRDVLNTNWRNYVLQKEKAMAPSGLHFFDDPDVQRMIHECIDPIETAHSSQLKNWMNSRLVKEKSMLFNFDIRNSVYESFGYKEWGELASQIGKLKAQIFKGPSYSDEIQDLFNSAYNHFEQWMRKDYVSIATLPDLPKPKILHHIPSYLSKQSQDKVALIVMDGMSYTQWQLVRENLSQDDWGFEESPIFSWVPSITSVARQSIFSGKVPREFANSIDTTNKEEFFWTEFWESQGLHKRNIAYQRSLGLQSFDEVSFNFEISPFVTVYGAVIDVIDEFMHGAKQGNITVNSELVNWLETNYLRRLIKRLSEQGFEIYLTADHGNIECVGRGRINQGVTVESAAQRLRIYKSENIRIQTSFEHKDTLIWDNPNLPDNYFVLLAENNRAFVPKSDRIVTHGGIHLEEMIVPFVKLFR
- a CDS encoding MerR family transcriptional regulator; translation: MKTPYFTVKDIIQITGITKRALHYYDKTDLLKPSKVEDNGYRYYDQEALGNLQMILLFKEMNFSLKDIAAMMQLSKEEQKDILREHRSTLVQRKQKLETIIDQLDEYVDGTDISHLHLFDDSSILSIQEQYGSEAKFVYGDTKKYQEFEANVKQLSAEEQEQAYQQFSVNMEQVFRELAKNQDLSPASREVQALVREWKGCLEQFNNLTNLHFIAPKKIPYSNGVRDSAVSFYQYITYITNYCET